The following is a genomic window from Ciconia boyciana chromosome 24, ASM3463844v1, whole genome shotgun sequence.
AGGCACCAAACACTTTAGCtgtttgtatttgttctcaTAACTTTACTTACCACGAGTCCAACAGGACTGATGTTGCCAGTGACCTACACGGACCTGGGACATACCTCTTATTCTCCTATGATGGTATCATCATACAAACAGCTATATATCCATATGCAAATGATTGCTGTTTTCAAGCTGTTCATGAGCGACCTTATACACTGCCCATACGGTACAGTAATATGTTTTCCACATACGTCAGATGTTTCATGACACATTTCAcgcatatatttaaaatagatttcataGCATATAAAAATGCACGGGCAATGGAAGAAAATGGCCTGCATCTGCAATGTTTACataatgcttttcaaaattgcATGAAATGTGTCCAAATCAATTGTATTCTTCATCTATCTAAAATATTGATGGCATATAAAATGTATGTGTAATGGATTCACTCATAAGCATGTATTACATGCCTTATTCTGATGCCTGAGTAACAAAGGGAAAGAATTTGTTACGCTCTGCCTCCACAGTGTAGCTACAGAGACAATTCTCAATTCTCCCTGTGTTGGTCGAAATGGTATTTGTCACACGTGTATGTCGCTTTATATTCCAACCTGACTCCCTTGAAACTGCCCTGGCTGGGCCTTTAGGCAACAAAATCAAGCTCCAAGACATTTGAGACATGCCACACTGCTAAGATATGACCTTGCTGCAATCAGGTGCACCATTGTCTCACAGGTAGCGATATCATCGATAATGATTAAGTTTCTGTGCGATAAATCTCAGCATGGTAGGGCCAGCCAAATTCCCTGAGTCACAGGCAAGTTTGCATAGCCCATACTGCAGCGTGGGGGATTATCTGAACTGCTGTCGTACCCGAGCTAGCGAGATTAGAGGTGGTTTGCATACATTTACTCATACGGCAACCCCACCTCCAGTTGCTGTGTAGACAGGTGAAAGCTCATTTCATATCATTCCAGCAAAACAGCTTAGTTTGGCTGGAATCTGTCATGAGAGCAGCTGACCCAGAATccacaaaaatcagaaattcaTACCGATTTGAATGTTACCGGCTCTGAAACACTGCTCCGCCAGCTCTGGGATGTCTCACAATCTGCTCTGAGTGTAGAGAGGATCAAACCACCGGGCTGGGTATCTGCTGCTGTTGGAAATGTCCAGTTGCCCTGAAAACCACCGAGCTGACTTGCTGGGGTTGGGAATAGCAGAAACACCAGCCCTAAGAAGAAAAGGCACCACACAATGTGAGCCAGACCTCAGGATGCTCAGAAGCATGGCAAGCATGAGTGTGCAGCCACCGGACTGCTACATTAGAGCCCTAGGAAACTCCAAACACTGGGAATGCCATGGGAGTGGTTGTATCTCAGACAGTGTATTTGTCTGCGATAGTAATTCTTACTCATTTTTTGGACTCTTAAATCCAGAAAACAATTCAGAACAGGCTTTTTGGTGCTGGTCAGACTCCCCTACTGATCTCCTGCTGTCATGTCCTATTTTTcaagctattttttcccccatctgaTATTTTTCAGTGGCCTAAAGGTTATCCCGTCTAGGGTGACAGTCACCAGTCAGAAGGTGGCCTCTCTCTGAGCATGCAGATGAGCACCTTTCAATGACTTTGGCACCAACCAAAAGAAGCCCCGTGCAAAGCAGACACAAATTTCGGCAGTGAATCTCCCTCCCTCCTATTGTACCGTGATTGTGTATGCTCCAACGGGCACATAAGGTGCCTGGGCCCGTCCTCTCCAGCCTGCACTTCTGCCAGCAGCTCGTATTCAGTGTTGGACAAATCCAGCTTGTGAAATGCTCTTCGTGGCAGGTCCAGCCGGCTGGCGCGTTTGGCACGACACAGACCGTTACATCACTTGGCCAAACCTGACCTCTGTCTGTAGAGTACAAGAGAAAGGTACCGTCATCCAACGGCTGCTCAATAGCCAGGCGAAATGAATTGATAGGTGTCAATTCAGCCTGCAGTGGACCAGTAGCTACATTATAATGCCAACCTCACCTTTGGTGTTAATGAGGCCCCTTCATTAACAGCCTTGAGCAGAGGGGTCAGGGACTGAATAGAGACAGACTCCTTTCTCACCCAGAGAGCTGGTCCTTCTCATTCAGAATTGAAGCACGTTGGCGGGGCAGTTTGAGGATGCTTGTGCTGCCCATGTTGCATCTGCAAGGGACATGACGTATTTGTGACTATTCATCTGGCTCTTTTCACCAGCGctaaatacacagaaagaataaaataaattctcattGTGTTCCCGCTTACTAGGAaaattttccctcttccttctggTTTGGAGGGTTATTGTACATTAAAagccttttgcatttttcagtagCTATAGTACGCTATAATTTAGATTTTCCTCAGGCACAAAAGAACTTAGTTAAGCTAAACTGTATTacagtgtggttttttttttctactaagTCCTTCATTAATAAGGGAACTAAAGAATTTCCAAGCTGTCTGTAATTTTTCCCAGATGCAGCTAGTAGTTGCTAGGAGTATCTTTTTGGCAGTCAGAGTTTTTGGCTATTAACAATCTGGACTTTCGCTATATTACCCTGGTGTTAAATATGTGCTGTGAATATTGTAGCATGGAGTGTGAattggggaaggagggaaaggcagagaacaggcaaaacaaaatcatttttagaagaataaaTATTGCTAGGATTAACAGCTGATTTGAACGAACACGCTTCCCTGCAGGGATCCCAATGCTGATTAGCAAACCAGGAGCCCTGCTACACCAGCACAAGCATTGCTGCAGAACTAACTCCTTCTCACTCACAGCTTCTCTCTCTGTCACTAcctgttctgttttctccctggCAGCCAACACAGACAAGCCCTGCAGTGAGCCTGTGCCATGAACTAAAGACAACAAAGGCCGCAGACAACCATCCACAAACCAACGCAACACCCAGCTCCCCTCGGTGCCACCAGAGAAACTGAATCCTCTCTTGACTTTAggttcagaatattttctgagGCTGTAAGTAAGGACTGTTGTTGGCAAAGCCCTGGTAAGTACCAGGAGAAAGATGTCTGCCCCTGATTACCTAAAATATCATCAGTTCTTTGTTTCGACTGCAGGTATGTTAATCTTGGAAATGCCACAGACTATTTGGCTCATCGGATGTGCTTCATGAAAGTAGATGAAGATCACTATAATAATTTTGCAGCTGGTAAGAGAAGGCAGTGAAGTGACTTACACATGTCCGGGAGAGAACTTCGGTGTCCTTCCACTCAGTCACATTGCATATGGACACAAAGTGGAGGCATGTATTTTCTCAGAGAAACCCTGCTCAAATGCAAGATTTGTGTCTTAATCTTGAAGTCCATGGGACTATTACAAGATCATCATTTTTCTACACTGCCTGATTCTTTAAGGGCTGGAGACAGCCTTGCTTGTTGGCTGGCTGGTGTCCAAGCCCCTCAAAGCACAGACTGACCGCAAAAGTTGTGGTCTTCAGTTCAGAGTGGAAAAAGGGAAGGTGCAACTAAATtagtaatgagaaaataataatgaatgaCAACAAACAGTGAAACAAACTTGTTTCTCCAGGGATAGGAAGGGCAAGCCAcaaacacagagacacacacatataaattGACGATGGGGCCTTACAGCGGATGTACAGCCAACCACCCCAGCGAGCGATGCTAAGCCTACAGGAAAGTATGTTTGCTGCAAAATGAGAGATGTTGCTTGGAGGCTGGCGAGGAAGCAATTTAGGCATCTTGGGTTGCATGGTGGTTGGGATTGTCTGGGGGGGCCGTGTGTGTTCAGGGGGGTCAGTGTTGTGTTCCTGCAGAGAGGGGGagctgaggaggaggacaggagtagtgtgggaggaaggagaggtgcCTCGAGGAGCAGCTCTGATGGCTGTTGCCTGCTCCCCAGACAGAGCCTCAGAAAACCTGGAGCGGGCTGTGTCGCAGTTCAGCGCCTACCGGCCTCTCCCAGGAGGTGTCTGTGGACATCTGAGTGTGGGCTGCGCTGCCCCAACTTGCACTTGGCATGGCTTTCCCCACCAAAGCACTAGGACTCATCTCTTCCCGAACACCCCAGTTGTTGCCTCCTTCAGTCATGCTCCCCAAGACCAGCCAGGTTTGGCCTGTAAAGCAGCTGTGGTACATACagacaggaaagagaaaggatgtGTTGTACCTTCCCAGCACTGTAGATTAGCCTGTGCTGGGGGAAACACCCCAGAAATCTTTCCCATCCCTGGGTTTACCTGGCCAAGGCAGGGACAAGTGCAGTGCAAAgtcttttttccactttattttccACCATCCCCAAACTCTCGGGGGACAAAACCAGTCGTTGGCATAGTCCCCTACCATGGGCCAAGCCAGATTAAACACACACCTTTCAGTCCAAGACAAGGATCTTTGAAGCAAggctctggaaagaaaaataaaaagcccaaaCGAAAATTAGGGGAGAGCTGTCATGTTTCATTTGCATATTTGAATATGCAAATAAGATCTGTTTCTTATCCATTGGCACTGGCCCTACTGTAGATGGCAGCAACACAGCAGATCTCTGCCAGCATACAGTACCACAAAGAAAGACGCTAATTGGATTTGCAGACGCTTACTGCAAAACCCAGAAGTTGCTGGAatagatataaagaaaaaggagctcAGCCCACAGCTGCCTTGGGTGCGAAGGCACTCAGCTGACAGCTCGTTAGCTTGAGATGTCCCTGCAAAATTAGAAGTTTGGAGGAGCCTGGATGGCTGCTGGCtccaccttccccagcactacCCAGCACCTGAAACTCCCAACGCGCTCCCATAGAGCCTGGCAAATTTTCTACCCTTAGCTGtgattttttgggtttttttgagcttttaaagaaaatcgGGGGTAAGCTTGATCAGTCCTTGAGCTGGAAACCGTTCAGAACTGGGAACTGCTCATGGAGCAAAGGCTAGTTATAGGAATTTTTCTCCTTAAGCATTTTCGCAGTTGAATGTAAAGAGCTACCccagcacattttaaattaatccaCTCGCACTACTtgtcccagcacagagccctggtGTGCTGGCTTGGAGCAGGCATCAATATAATGCTGTGCTTACTCTGAATGGGGCACCCCAACTTCTTCTGTATAGTGCGGTTTAATGGCCATGTATCGGACTGCCCACCTGAGATGCTGTGGAAGCCAAGGCGCCTGACTCTGGGTTTCCTGTCCCTGACTTGGAAGTGCCAAAGTTCTTCCTCGCATCCCAGCCCAGgccacagagcagctgaaagCTGGAGGAGAGACTTGGGTCCAAACCAGCAGAAGTAAATACGGGTATGCTGAAGTGGGAGGGCAGTCCGGGTCCTGCATTGGGagagcatgaaaaaaacccttaacaCCAGGCTGGGCAAAaataaaggcacagaaaaattatcattgatgggaattaaaataaaaagcaaattctaaTGATGCTTCAGAGGAAGTAACAGACAATTtttcaggaaagggaaaagttcAGGGTCTTGTGTGTCTGTGGAACATCTCTTGCACAAGGAGGATATTCAACAGAGCAAGAGCGGTGTCAAACTTGGGAAGGACGAAGACATTTCCAGAAAGGATTCAGGCCTAGGCGCATGTAACCACCAAGGACTGTGATGAAGCTGTGAGTGGGAGGAGGATTGGGAGATGAAGTGATGAAGCTAGGATTGGgagttagaaaataaaagacttaGGTCTAAGAGTCACGTGCATGGGAATGATGTCCACAATTAAAGATACCAATGAGAACCCCCAGAGAAAGAGGCCCTGTCtcaatggagaagaaaagacacTGTCCAAGGAGATGTCTCTTGGGACTGCATCAGacagaaacatggaaaattacAACTGGAGCACTTAAAAGAATCCAAATCAggctcttttttgttgttgttgttgttaactGAAGCGATTAAGCATTTTGCTTCACTAATATCCTCTATCAGGTTGATGAGGTAAACTGGCTCTTCAGAACGATTTGGGAACCGATTAATCCTTGCCTGTGGCTATCAGTTAGCAACACACACAACGTTATTGGCTAACACgcatttttctgctgccttACAGAGATCAACAAACTATTTCAAACAAGAAGGTTACACGAAGAAAAAATTCTGCCTTGcatctaaaagaaaatttgctCAGAAACAGTCACAAATTGCACTTGTAACGGCAGTGCCGCGTTAATTTAAGGCTCACAAAACTGAGCGCAATAACTTGTCGTTTAGAGCTCTAAGAAAAGGTAAACAAAACCCACTTTTCAGATGCAAATGTCACGCTCAGAGTCAGCGGCGGTGCTGAGAAAACCGCGTTTGCAGGGCGGGCGGCTTTTAATGATGCCTCCGccgcagccagcagctcctttcTCAGCCAGGACAGTGACCTCCGGGCTCGTCACCCAGCTGAGCCTGCGGCTGATAACCGCCGCTTCACTGAAGGAATCCCTGGGTCCATTTGCATTGCAAATACCCCCCGCTACAGACCAGAAAACGAGATATTGTTTCCCCTGCCGCGAACACCCCTCTCCCCCGCGGTCTCCATCACGGCACGGCCGCTGGCGAGGaaggcggcgggcggccgcaGGGCCCGGGCCGgagagcggcggcgggcggagggggcTTCGGGGAGagcggggggggaggagaggggaaacgCGGGAACATGAGAGAAACTGCGGGAGAATGAGGAGAACGTGAGGgacaaagaggagaaatgagAGAAACTGAGGGGAAAATTGAGGGAGACCGAGGGGGGAACTGAAATTGAGAGAAAATGAGGGAGACAGAGGGGGGAATTGAAGGTTAGAGAAAATGAGGGAGAATgtgggaaaaaggagaaaaactgagGGGAAAATGAGGGAGAACGAGGGGGAAATtgaaagtgagagaaaatgAGGGAGACCgagggaaaaaggagagacaCTGAGGGAAGAATGAGGGAGACCGAGGGGGAAATTGAAAATGAGGGAGAATGtgggaaaaaggagggaaactgaggGGAAAATGAGGGAGAACGAGGGGGAAATtgaaagtgagagaaaatgTGGGAGActgaggggaaaaggagagaaactgCGGGAAAAATGAGGGAGACCGAGGGGGAAATTGAAATTGAGAGAAAATgtgggaaaacagagggaaactGAGGGAAAAATGAGGGAGAACGAGGGGGAAATtgaaagtgagagaaaatgTGGGAGACCgagggaaaaaggagagacaCTGAGGGAAGAATGAGGGAGACCGAGGGGGAAATTGAAATTGAGAGAAAATGTAGGAGACTGACAGTGGGAAATGAAGGAGACCGagggaaaaaggggagaaaCTGAGGGGAAAAGCGGGGGGGGATTGAAACTGAGGGGAAATTGAAAGTGAGAAAAGATTAGGGAGACCGAGGGAAAAATGAGGGAGAACAAGGGAGAATGAAGGAGAGTGAGGGGAAACAagggagaacaggagaaaatgagagaaactgAGGAGAAACGACGGATAAAGAGggtgaagggggaggggagcattgaggaaaatgaaggacagtgagaggaaaaatgagACCGAGGGAAAACgagaaggaagcagagaggctgagggagaaCAAGGAGAACCGAGAGGAGCAGTGCCGCCAGCTTCCTCCCCAGCCAaggctcagccctgcccagccattCTGGACTGCCGTGTCCGCTGTACTGGGAGCTGTGGTTTCCCTTGTTCTCAGCTCATTTGTGtagaaggaaattaataaacGGGTGAGATTCGCTACCGCCAGCGGCGGGGAAGCGCGGGCcgagggagggaaaaggggcgGGTTGGCGCGGCCGGGACGCACAACAAGGCCCAAGCGCTTCGTCCCGGTGCCGGCTGGCGGCCGTGCTGCGCCGccctggggggccggggccggggcgcgggccCGAGCCCGGCCACGCCGCAGGGCAGGAGCGCGCCGcagcgccgcgcccgccgcgggggaaggggggggggagagcaggggaggcGGCGAGGGCCCGCTCCCTCCCACCACCCGCTTGACCCAGCGCGGGCCCCGCCTCTATCCCCGCCCCCTCGGCAGCCCGCCCGCCACCGATTGGGCGCAGCGGCTGCCCATCAGGCGGAGGCGGGGGAGGCCGGCGGAGCCCGGGCGGAAGCCCCGCCTCCAGGCGTGAGGCGACGCAGCTATTGGCGGCGGGCGGGTGCCTCTCTGGTGGCGTCGGTTTC
Proteins encoded in this region:
- the LOC140643602 gene encoding uncharacterized protein, yielding MLPSPFTLFIRRFSSVSLIFSCSPLFPLTLLHSPLFSLIFPSVSLIFSHFQFPLSFNPPPLFPSVSPLFPSVSFISHCQSPTFSLNFNFPLGLPHSSLSVSPFSLGLPHFLSLSISPSFSLIFPSVSLCFPTFSLNFNFPLGLPHFSRSFSPFPLSLPHFLSLSISPSFSLIFPSVSLLFPTFSLIFNFPLGLPHSSLSVSPFSLGLPHFLSLSISPSFSLIFPSVFLLFPTFSLIFSNLQFPPLSPSFSLNFSSPLGLPQFSPQFLSFLLFVPHVLLILPQFLSCSRVSPLLPPRSPRSPLRPPPLSGPGPAAARRLPRQRPCRDGDRGGEGCSRQGKQYLVFWSVAGGICNANGPRDSFSEAAVISRRLSWVTSPEVTVLAEKGAAGCGGGIIKSRPPCKRGFLSTAADSERDICI